From Pseudanabaena sp. PCC 6802, one genomic window encodes:
- a CDS encoding S8 family peptidase, with protein MKKLLILFLFAVGLWLALASFGGLATQGKYDSLVIDLREDRVSSELNGQTEPGLERDLERQLQAIAGQYNLKPRLNSKFSRSDHIFIVDGDAALLARLRQSELGKLSEYIEPNYVYSTSFVPNDPLYSKQWNLRNINVEAAWETSKGQGVTVAVIDTGISPVEDLKNTKFVKGYDFVNDREQALDDNGHGTHVAGTIAESTNNQFGVAGIAYEASLMPLKVLSSFGGGTVADIAEAIRFAADNGANVINMSLGGGGESSIMKEAINYANQKGAVIIAAAGNSGSNAAAYPARYPHVIGVSATAPSNAKAPYSNYGAGVDIAAPGGAIAGEDRSGGILQNTIDPRTNQSVFSSFQGTSMAAPHVAGVAALIEAAGIKKPDEVLSILQQSARKVEDDGLNYFGAGNLDAAEAVKLASQGQIGFKDFFRWLRDNGYLNPRFWIDGGVVALIPKLLMIIASYLFAWLLRRWFPFRWNWSFTGGLLLGSVGLFFLRGFYVFDLPQWPFRLMGSSLPELGGAIAGSQVLNPFFASVLLPLILVLCLLGHKDGKWFAIGTAIGVAGCLGVSTVLAPALTWLGDGFAARSFLAINALLCVKLAQLAIKTEVAPT; from the coding sequence ATGAAAAAACTATTAATCCTGTTTTTATTTGCAGTTGGTTTGTGGTTGGCGCTTGCGAGTTTTGGCGGTCTGGCTACGCAGGGTAAGTATGACTCACTGGTAATCGATCTGCGTGAAGATAGAGTTAGCTCAGAATTGAACGGCCAGACAGAACCTGGATTAGAGCGCGATCTAGAGAGGCAATTGCAAGCGATCGCAGGGCAATACAATCTCAAGCCGCGTCTTAACAGCAAATTCTCGCGATCTGACCATATATTCATTGTTGACGGGGATGCCGCTCTGCTGGCAAGACTCAGACAGTCGGAACTGGGTAAACTGTCTGAATATATTGAGCCAAATTATGTATACTCCACGAGTTTTGTACCCAACGATCCCTTGTACAGCAAGCAGTGGAATCTACGTAATATCAATGTGGAAGCGGCTTGGGAAACTAGCAAAGGTCAGGGAGTAACCGTTGCGGTAATCGATACTGGCATCAGCCCGGTTGAGGATCTGAAAAATACCAAGTTTGTTAAAGGTTATGACTTTGTCAACGATCGCGAGCAGGCTTTGGACGATAACGGTCACGGTACCCATGTCGCTGGCACGATCGCCGAATCGACCAACAATCAGTTTGGCGTAGCTGGGATCGCTTATGAAGCCAGTCTCATGCCGCTCAAGGTTTTGTCTTCCTTTGGAGGCGGCACGGTTGCGGATATTGCGGAGGCGATTCGATTTGCGGCTGACAATGGCGCTAATGTCATTAACATGAGCCTGGGTGGTGGCGGCGAAAGCAGCATCATGAAAGAGGCGATTAATTATGCCAACCAAAAGGGTGCAGTCATAATTGCTGCTGCGGGCAACTCCGGTAGTAATGCTGCTGCCTACCCCGCTCGCTATCCCCATGTCATCGGCGTATCCGCCACCGCCCCAAGCAATGCCAAAGCTCCCTATTCCAACTATGGTGCTGGTGTCGATATAGCCGCTCCAGGTGGGGCGATCGCTGGTGAAGATAGATCCGGCGGTATCTTGCAGAATACGATCGATCCGAGAACAAACCAATCGGTATTTTCATCCTTCCAAGGTACTAGCATGGCCGCTCCCCACGTCGCTGGCGTAGCAGCGCTGATCGAAGCCGCTGGGATTAAAAAGCCAGATGAAGTCCTGAGCATCTTGCAACAATCGGCCCGCAAGGTGGAAGATGACGGACTGAACTACTTTGGGGCGGGCAATTTAGATGCGGCGGAGGCAGTGAAATTAGCCAGTCAGGGACAGATTGGCTTTAAGGACTTTTTCCGCTGGCTGCGCGATAACGGCTATCTCAACCCCCGCTTTTGGATCGATGGGGGTGTAGTTGCTTTGATCCCAAAACTCCTGATGATTATAGCTTCGTACCTTTTCGCCTGGCTACTACGCCGATGGTTCCCCTTCCGTTGGAACTGGTCATTTACGGGTGGCTTGCTCCTGGGCAGCGTGGGCTTATTTTTCCTCAGAGGCTTCTATGTGTTTGATCTGCCCCAATGGCCGTTTCGCCTGATGGGTAGCTCGCTACCAGAACTGGGCGGCGCGATCGCGGGCAGTCAGGTACTCAACCCCTTTTTTGCCAGCGTTTTATTACCCCTAATCTTAGTTCTATGCTTGTTAGGACATAAAGATGGCAAATGGTTTGCCATAGGAACCGCGATCGGGGTAGCTGGCTGTTTGGGCGTAAGTACTGTCCTGGCTCCCGCCCTTACATGGCTGGGCGATGGTTTCGCAGCACGCAGCTTTTTAGCAATTAACGCGCTTCTGTGTGTCAAACTCGCCCAGTTAGCAATTAAGACAGAGGTCGCTCCCACCTAA
- a CDS encoding YaaW family protein, which produces MEDELLLALELASDEELGYLADILFRRKFNPLDYIATPDVVEVQSLDRDALVQAIAERFRFLAADGFTVLRRQSDRLTYRQVLERVCQYLKIKYSQTQSVADIESELFLHLLSRSWQKMSARERKQLNTDLQSALTEADLHKSLPPDAQRNPLGLVIKGGGALAMSTVIQPAVMALLAKQLAWHLATYQAGKEVLKAGGTAIATRVQAYFSTYLARHGVAVAAARYGTVRTVFSVITPALWGVFFADLGWRAISTNYARIIPVIFLLAQIRLLRDF; this is translated from the coding sequence ATGGAGGATGAGTTATTACTGGCTCTAGAGTTAGCTTCAGATGAGGAACTGGGCTATCTCGCAGATATTTTATTCAGGCGCAAGTTTAATCCGCTGGACTACATTGCTACGCCTGATGTGGTTGAGGTGCAAAGCTTGGATCGCGATGCTTTAGTACAGGCGATCGCCGAGCGATTCCGGTTTCTGGCCGCCGATGGTTTCACCGTCCTGCGCCGCCAGAGCGATCGACTGACGTATCGTCAAGTTTTAGAGCGGGTTTGTCAATACCTAAAAATCAAATATTCTCAAACCCAATCCGTCGCCGATATCGAGTCTGAGTTATTCCTGCACCTGCTCAGTCGCTCCTGGCAGAAAATGTCAGCACGGGAGCGCAAGCAACTCAACACCGACCTGCAATCAGCCCTTACAGAGGCTGACCTGCACAAATCGCTACCACCCGATGCCCAGCGCAATCCCCTGGGGTTAGTTATTAAAGGTGGTGGAGCGCTCGCTATGAGTACCGTGATTCAACCAGCGGTCATGGCCTTACTGGCAAAGCAGCTAGCTTGGCATTTGGCCACATATCAGGCAGGGAAGGAGGTGCTAAAAGCTGGGGGAACGGCGATCGCCACCAGAGTGCAGGCCTACTTTTCTACCTATTTAGCGCGGCATGGCGTTGCCGTCGCTGCCGCCCGCTATGGTACAGTGCGCACCGTATTTTCGGTGATTACTCCAGCTTTATGGGGCGTATTCTTTGCAGATTTAGGCTGGCGAGCTATTTCTACCAACTACGCTCGCATAATTCCTGTAATCTTTCTCCTGGCGCAGATTCGTCTATTAAGAGATTTTTAG
- the dnaG gene encoding DNA primase yields the protein MSGHRLHPDTIAEVNQRVDLVDVVSEHVVLRKSGATFRGACPFHKGSNPTAMTVNPGKQTYYCFNCQASGNAIKFLMEIGNRSFQDVVIDLAQKYGIPVRTQSPEKTQELQRQLSHREKLHEIMSLAASFYEHALHAPQGRQAYEYLLEKRQFSKETAQTFQLGYAPPGWDTLYGYLVDRKHQPAALVEQAGLIVPRKTGGGYYDRFRDRLIIPIQDAKGQVIAFGGRALDNSEPKYINSPETELFKKGLVLYGMDKARDAISRSDRSIVVEGYFDAIALHQAGIPETVATMGVALNGEQMRQLLRYTESKRVILNFDADKAGITAAEKAIAGFKDLVFSGAAQLRVLTMPDGKDADEFLKQHSAQDYIELAEAAPLFLDWQIEQILAGQNLNQADQFQKCSQAITQLLNNLPDTFIRTHYIHTSAQRLAQGNSHLALRLEQDLRKQLRNTRWYGHKHSSVPATPTSALQIAETQLLQIYLHFPEHRRMVWEQLEAEDIGFSLSHHRQLWQMILDMLEEGKTSLDETEPAPQHLMQQLQTICAEMPDLAKQLGHLLWLDENAHVALLRPAMVIKAAIARIQVVMSDKKYRYWRDLWEKTDLKAHPDLGHYYQTKIQEAKARTLELKRQIEVTFADLTETEWQGDDWQEI from the coding sequence ATGTCAGGTCATCGTCTACATCCAGACACGATCGCCGAGGTTAACCAAAGAGTTGACCTGGTAGATGTCGTATCCGAGCATGTAGTTCTGCGTAAAAGTGGGGCAACCTTTCGGGGTGCTTGTCCGTTCCACAAGGGCAGTAACCCAACGGCGATGACGGTTAACCCCGGCAAGCAAACTTATTACTGCTTTAACTGTCAGGCCAGCGGCAACGCGATTAAGTTTTTGATGGAGATCGGTAACCGCTCGTTTCAAGACGTGGTAATCGATCTGGCTCAAAAGTACGGCATTCCCGTACGTACCCAATCGCCGGAAAAGACACAGGAATTGCAGCGGCAGCTATCGCATCGCGAGAAACTGCACGAAATTATGAGTCTGGCGGCGAGTTTCTACGAACATGCGCTCCATGCCCCACAAGGTAGACAAGCCTATGAATACTTGCTCGAAAAACGCCAGTTTAGCAAGGAAACTGCCCAGACATTTCAGCTTGGTTATGCGCCACCCGGTTGGGATACGCTCTACGGTTATCTAGTCGATCGCAAACATCAACCTGCGGCTTTGGTGGAGCAGGCAGGCTTGATCGTGCCGCGCAAAACTGGTGGCGGTTATTACGATCGCTTTCGAGATCGCCTGATTATTCCCATTCAAGATGCTAAGGGACAGGTAATTGCTTTTGGCGGTCGCGCCCTCGACAACTCTGAGCCGAAATACATCAACTCGCCCGAAACGGAGCTATTCAAAAAGGGATTGGTGTTGTACGGCATGGACAAAGCCAGGGATGCCATTAGTCGAAGCGATCGCTCAATTGTAGTAGAGGGTTACTTTGATGCGATCGCTCTGCATCAGGCAGGCATCCCCGAAACCGTAGCGACTATGGGTGTAGCCTTGAATGGCGAGCAAATGCGGCAATTGTTGCGCTACACCGAGTCTAAAAGGGTAATCTTGAACTTTGATGCCGATAAAGCCGGAATTACGGCAGCGGAAAAAGCGATCGCAGGGTTTAAGGATCTCGTCTTTAGCGGGGCGGCGCAGTTGCGCGTCCTGACAATGCCGGATGGCAAGGATGCCGATGAATTTCTCAAGCAGCACAGCGCCCAGGACTACATTGAACTTGCGGAGGCAGCGCCGCTATTTCTGGACTGGCAGATCGAGCAAATTCTGGCTGGACAAAACCTCAACCAGGCCGACCAATTTCAAAAGTGCAGTCAGGCAATTACCCAACTGCTGAATAACTTACCCGATACATTTATTCGCACCCACTACATCCATACCAGCGCCCAGCGCCTGGCCCAGGGGAACTCCCACTTAGCCCTGCGCTTGGAACAGGATCTGCGCAAGCAACTGCGCAACACCCGTTGGTACGGTCACAAACATTCCTCTGTCCCCGCTACGCCCACTTCAGCTCTGCAAATTGCTGAAACTCAGTTGCTCCAGATTTACCTGCACTTCCCCGAACATCGGCGCATGGTGTGGGAACAGCTAGAAGCTGAGGATATTGGCTTCAGCCTGTCGCATCACCGCCAACTGTGGCAAATGATTCTGGATATGTTGGAGGAGGGTAAAACCTCCCTAGACGAAACCGAACCAGCCCCGCAGCACTTAATGCAGCAGTTACAGACCATTTGTGCCGAAATGCCAGACCTGGCGAAACAATTGGGACATCTATTGTGGTTGGATGAGAATGCCCATGTGGCGCTCCTGCGTCCGGCGATGGTGATCAAAGCTGCGATCGCCAGAATTCAGGTAGTCATGAGCGACAAGAAATATCGCTATTGGCGCGATCTGTGGGAGAAAACCGATCTCAAAGCCCATCCCGATCTGGGGCATTACTACCAAACTAAAATCCAGGAAGCGAAAGCGCGGACTTTAGAACTGAAGCGCCAAATCGAGGTGACGTTTGCCGACCTCACTGAAACTGAATGGCAAGGCGACGACTGGCAGGAAATCTAA
- the cobA gene encoding uroporphyrinogen-III C-methyltransferase produces MSGKVYIVGAGVGGIEYLTLRAQALLSRAETVIYDALADEALLDLVPETCDRIYVGKRGGKAAIPQPQIDALLVRQCLDGKQVVRLKSGDPLIFGRAVSELQALVQARCEFELVPGISSAIAAPLFAGIPLTDAEVSSCFAVFTGHDLEILPWDALASIPTLVILMGTANLSGIIAKLQFRKPPNTDIAVIQWCGRTRQQIWTGTLSDIHIKLPDRSLSPAVIAIGAVVKHHAWMHWYKLSVTDMDANIDTDRTKPAKPLDGKRILVTRAAGQSGQFAELLVGQGAQVIEMPTLAILPPTSWEKLDAAIAAIDTYDWLILTSANAVESFFQRLRDRGRDVRALAQLKIAVVGRKTADLLAKYNIIPDLIPPDFIADALVENFPPAKDLKILFPRVQSGGREVLVDRLAQQGAIVDAVPAYESGCPEQIDPVALEAIQAQQIDVITFASSKTVKHFHQLLSGAIAPEIWQTWIANVKIASIGPQTSATCIELLGRVDIEAGEYTLEGLTEAISNHSL; encoded by the coding sequence ATGAGTGGTAAGGTTTACATCGTCGGTGCGGGAGTGGGTGGCATTGAATATCTGACCCTGAGAGCGCAAGCCTTGCTAAGCCGCGCTGAAACAGTTATCTACGATGCGCTTGCCGATGAAGCTTTATTAGATTTGGTGCCGGAAACATGCGATCGCATATATGTGGGAAAGCGAGGTGGGAAAGCCGCTATACCGCAGCCACAAATTGACGCTCTACTCGTTCGACAATGCTTGGATGGCAAACAGGTAGTACGCCTCAAGAGCGGCGATCCGCTAATTTTTGGGCGTGCCGTTTCCGAACTGCAAGCTCTGGTGCAAGCGCGTTGCGAGTTTGAACTAGTTCCTGGGATCTCCAGCGCGATCGCTGCCCCCTTATTTGCTGGTATTCCCCTCACCGATGCTGAGGTTAGCTCCTGCTTTGCGGTTTTTACCGGACACGATCTGGAAATTCTGCCCTGGGATGCACTCGCGAGCATTCCCACACTAGTAATTTTGATGGGTACGGCTAATCTCTCAGGTATAATTGCCAAATTGCAATTCCGCAAGCCGCCAAACACTGATATTGCGGTTATTCAGTGGTGCGGGCGAACGCGGCAACAGATCTGGACGGGAACGCTATCGGATATCCACATCAAACTGCCCGATCGATCGCTATCGCCTGCGGTAATTGCGATCGGGGCAGTGGTAAAACATCATGCCTGGATGCATTGGTATAAATTGTCAGTTACAGATATGGATGCAAATATAGATACAGATCGAACAAAACCTGCTAAACCTCTAGATGGTAAGAGAATTCTCGTCACCAGAGCTGCTGGGCAATCGGGGCAGTTCGCTGAATTGCTGGTAGGGCAGGGAGCGCAGGTAATCGAGATGCCAACGCTCGCAATCTTACCACCCACTAGTTGGGAGAAATTAGATGCCGCGATCGCGGCGATCGATACCTATGACTGGCTGATTCTCACTTCTGCCAATGCGGTGGAGAGCTTCTTCCAGAGGTTGCGAGATCGCGGTCGAGATGTCCGCGCCCTAGCCCAACTCAAAATCGCGGTGGTAGGTCGCAAAACCGCCGATTTACTCGCGAAATATAATATTATTCCCGATTTAATTCCACCAGATTTCATCGCCGATGCTCTCGTGGAGAATTTCCCGCCAGCTAAAGACCTGAAGATTCTCTTCCCGCGCGTGCAGTCTGGTGGCAGAGAGGTACTGGTCGATCGACTCGCGCAGCAAGGTGCGATTGTAGATGCGGTTCCCGCCTACGAATCGGGTTGCCCGGAACAAATCGATCCTGTGGCATTAGAAGCCATCCAAGCGCAGCAAATAGATGTTATTACTTTTGCTAGTTCTAAAACTGTTAAACACTTCCATCAATTACTTTCGGGCGCGATCGCACCCGAGATTTGGCAAACCTGGATCGCAAATGTAAAGATTGCCTCCATTGGACCTCAAACTTCGGCAACCTGCATCGAACTTTTGGGAAGAGTAGATATTGAAGCAGGAGAGTATACATTGGAAGGATTGACTGAGGCGATCTCTAACCACAGCTTATGA
- a CDS encoding TetR/AcrR family transcriptional regulator → MLNASPLNSLEPPLGNFDLERPIAIPHQKQEQILRGAMQVFLEIGYAETSMDRVAAVAGVSKQTIYSHFGDKEGLFKALMERVTINRFRPFFCNDEKLNGEPAIVLRQVAETFLTLKSDPEYLSLLRIIISESKRFPEFAKLYTQTVIERGRELLCRYFDAHPELNFTDSEAIAQIFLGSLVSYVLAQEILYGKESIPLESERIVNSLVSLIVSDRSNQN, encoded by the coding sequence ATGCTGAACGCCTCTCCCTTAAATTCTCTGGAGCCACCTCTAGGAAATTTCGATTTAGAAAGACCCATCGCCATACCCCACCAAAAGCAGGAGCAAATTCTGCGCGGGGCAATGCAAGTTTTCCTAGAGATCGGCTATGCCGAAACCAGTATGGATCGGGTGGCGGCAGTGGCAGGAGTCTCCAAACAGACAATTTACAGTCATTTTGGCGATAAGGAAGGCTTATTTAAAGCCTTGATGGAGCGAGTGACCATTAACCGTTTCCGTCCTTTTTTTTGCAATGATGAGAAACTGAACGGAGAGCCAGCGATCGTTCTGCGTCAGGTAGCAGAAACATTTTTGACCTTAAAATCCGATCCGGAGTATCTTTCGCTCCTGCGAATCATCATTTCCGAATCAAAACGCTTTCCAGAATTCGCCAAACTCTACACCCAAACCGTGATCGAGCGCGGACGCGAACTGCTCTGCCGATATTTTGACGCACATCCCGAACTAAACTTTACAGACTCAGAAGCCATCGCCCAAATTTTCCTCGGCTCTCTCGTTTCCTACGTGTTGGCACAAGAGATTTTGTATGGCAAAGAAAGCATTCCCTTAGAGTCCGAGCGAATCGTTAATAGTCTTGTGAGTTTGATTGTCAGCGATCGCTCAAACCAGAATTAG
- a CDS encoding HlyD family secretion protein, protein MSLDTMSPGPLETATKPAPSPDLDSGLEIPSQRKSPPRLLIPLGILAIAGAGFAAWSLLKPPADRGLHASGRLEGYETDVAAKTGGRISFIAVREGDKVKQGQVLVRIDDSEVQAQLRGAKAQVASAQDSVQQVFWQINTIENQIRASQLNVSQSQQDAQGRSLQAQANVAATEAQLQQSLAQLKLAKQDRDRYAQLVKEGAVTSQRFDQAQTTYESALATVAANQKQVNAAKGALTLAESSQYNPSIQSAQLDALLSQQKQVNAQLKAAQSNVKNALANQQLIEAQIAYLTIASPIDGVVTARTREPGAVVTNGQTVLTLVDLNSVYLRAYVPQGDIGRVRVGQTARVFLDSDPQRPLAAKVAAIDAEASFTPENIYFQKDRVKQVFGIKITIDNPGGFAKPGMPADAEIQLN, encoded by the coding sequence ATGTCCCTCGATACTATGTCACCTGGTCCTTTGGAAACAGCAACTAAGCCAGCGCCTTCTCCCGATCTGGATTCAGGATTGGAGATCCCCTCCCAGCGCAAGTCACCACCTCGATTGCTCATCCCTCTGGGGATTCTAGCGATCGCTGGCGCAGGATTTGCCGCCTGGTCTTTGTTAAAGCCGCCCGCAGATCGTGGGTTGCATGCGAGCGGGCGGCTCGAAGGTTATGAAACCGATGTCGCAGCCAAGACGGGGGGACGGATTAGTTTTATTGCGGTACGGGAAGGGGATAAGGTCAAGCAGGGACAGGTATTGGTTCGCATTGATGATTCGGAGGTACAGGCGCAACTCAGGGGCGCAAAAGCCCAGGTTGCTTCCGCTCAGGATTCAGTCCAGCAAGTGTTCTGGCAAATTAATACGATTGAAAATCAAATACGGGCTTCTCAGCTTAATGTCAGTCAATCTCAACAAGACGCGCAAGGACGATCTTTGCAGGCTCAGGCCAATGTGGCAGCTACCGAAGCTCAATTGCAGCAGTCCCTAGCGCAGCTCAAGCTGGCAAAACAAGACCGCGATCGCTACGCCCAATTAGTCAAAGAAGGAGCCGTTACCAGCCAGAGGTTCGACCAGGCGCAGACGACCTATGAATCGGCCCTAGCCACCGTTGCAGCCAATCAGAAACAGGTGAATGCTGCCAAGGGAGCGCTAACTCTGGCAGAATCGTCGCAGTACAATCCCTCGATTCAAAGCGCGCAATTGGATGCTTTGCTCAGCCAGCAAAAGCAGGTCAACGCCCAACTAAAAGCTGCTCAGTCCAACGTCAAAAATGCCCTGGCTAACCAACAGCTAATCGAGGCTCAAATTGCTTACCTGACGATCGCCAGTCCCATTGATGGTGTGGTGACTGCCCGTACCCGCGAGCCGGGAGCAGTCGTTACCAACGGACAAACGGTATTGACCCTGGTCGATCTCAATTCAGTTTATTTGCGCGCCTACGTTCCGCAAGGGGATATCGGTCGCGTTCGCGTTGGACAGACCGCGCGGGTATTTCTCGACTCCGATCCACAGCGTCCCCTGGCGGCTAAAGTGGCAGCGATCGATGCAGAAGCTTCATTCACGCCTGAAAACATCTATTTCCAAAAGGATCGCGTCAAACAGGTGTTTGGCATCAAAATTACAATCGACAATCCAGGTGGATTTGCCAAGCCCGGAATGCCTGCAGATGCGGAGATTCAGTTGAATTGA
- a CDS encoding ATP-binding cassette domain-containing protein, which translates to MAISQFNPPSGSSSQLDYASDRPDIIQVQGLYKRYGKFTAVKGIDFSVAPGEVFGLIGPDGAGKTTTFHILGGIMESSHGTVRVLGKLPRVARLDIGYLTQQFSLYLDLSIDQNLRYIAGLRKVPDRLFAERRAKYLRLMNLVEFGDRLAGQLSGGMKQKLALCCSLMYKPEVLLLDEPTTGVDPVSRREFWDVLAALASEGVTIVVATPYLDEAERCNRVALMYGGQIQQIGTPAELKASLGLHRLEVRLGRLEQAEQVLQQSSVAAGNRDSQIVDVQTFGDRLDVLVRDDRIGEKEVCDLLDRHNLMLDGIDPSQPTLENVFVTRLRQQGSEPPFIPFPRSRRDRFQPDASNRPAIYARRLNRVFGTFQAVKNVNVEVHYGEIFGLLGANGAGKTTTIKMLCGLLEASSGEISLGGETGNLRSQDLRRRLGYMSQKFTLYDDLTILQNLEFYAGVYGIPKRWRSEKIEWVIATCGLEGQETLITGQLPGGWKQRVAFGASVMHEPEILFLDEPTSGVDPLARRQFWKLINEFARQGTAILVTTHYLEEAEQCNRMCFMVAGETVLEGSPRQIKAAQPGRLIEVVPDRNQAASDLLKQALEPWRVSIFADRLHVVVDDPQTDIPKLHDLLEPVGIAIQSLRPIPYSLEDAFIGTVQRAQTQL; encoded by the coding sequence ATGGCGATTTCTCAATTCAATCCCCCATCAGGTAGTTCAAGTCAGTTGGACTATGCCAGCGATCGCCCCGACATCATCCAGGTGCAAGGGTTGTACAAGCGCTATGGCAAATTTACCGCCGTTAAGGGTATCGATTTCTCCGTTGCTCCTGGAGAAGTGTTTGGCTTGATCGGCCCCGACGGGGCTGGCAAGACGACGACGTTCCACATTCTGGGCGGTATTATGGAGTCCAGTCATGGAACGGTGCGGGTGCTGGGCAAGCTACCTCGGGTTGCCCGTTTGGATATCGGTTATCTCACGCAACAGTTTTCCCTCTATCTCGATCTCAGTATCGACCAGAATCTGCGCTACATTGCCGGACTGCGCAAGGTTCCCGATCGCCTCTTTGCCGAACGTCGGGCTAAATACCTGCGGTTGATGAATTTGGTGGAATTTGGCGATCGCCTCGCCGGGCAGCTTTCGGGGGGAATGAAACAAAAGCTGGCGCTGTGCTGTTCTCTGATGTATAAACCAGAGGTGTTGTTGCTGGACGAACCCACCACCGGAGTCGATCCGGTTTCGCGGCGGGAGTTTTGGGACGTGCTGGCCGCTCTTGCCAGTGAAGGAGTCACGATTGTGGTGGCAACACCTTATCTGGACGAGGCCGAGCGCTGCAATCGGGTTGCCCTGATGTATGGCGGACAGATTCAGCAAATCGGCACCCCCGCAGAACTAAAAGCCAGCCTGGGGTTGCATCGTTTAGAAGTGCGGCTCGGTCGATTAGAACAGGCCGAGCAGGTATTGCAACAATCCTCTGTTGCTGCTGGAAATAGAGATTCTCAGATTGTTGACGTGCAAACCTTTGGCGATCGCCTGGACGTACTCGTGAGAGACGATCGCATTGGGGAGAAAGAGGTTTGCGATCTGCTCGATCGTCACAATTTAATGCTTGACGGTATCGATCCTTCCCAACCGACTCTAGAGAACGTGTTTGTAACGCGCCTGCGCCAGCAAGGTTCCGAACCTCCCTTTATCCCATTTCCGCGATCGCGTAGAGATAGATTCCAGCCAGATGCTTCTAACCGACCCGCGATTTATGCCAGGCGACTCAACCGGGTATTTGGCACTTTCCAGGCAGTCAAAAACGTGAATGTGGAAGTGCATTATGGCGAAATTTTTGGTCTGTTGGGAGCCAATGGTGCTGGGAAAACCACAACGATCAAAATGCTTTGCGGCTTACTGGAAGCCAGTTCTGGAGAAATCTCTCTTGGCGGTGAAACGGGCAATCTGCGCAGTCAGGATTTGCGGCGACGGCTCGGTTATATGAGCCAGAAATTTACCCTCTATGACGACTTGACCATCCTGCAAAATCTGGAATTTTATGCAGGTGTCTATGGCATTCCCAAACGCTGGCGATCGGAAAAGATCGAGTGGGTAATTGCTACCTGCGGCCTGGAAGGACAAGAGACTCTGATTACCGGCCAGTTGCCCGGCGGCTGGAAACAGCGCGTTGCGTTTGGGGCTTCGGTGATGCACGAACCAGAGATTCTATTTTTAGACGAACCCACCTCAGGCGTAGACCCCTTAGCCAGACGGCAGTTTTGGAAACTGATTAATGAATTCGCCCGTCAGGGTACCGCGATTCTGGTCACTACCCACTATCTGGAGGAAGCCGAACAATGCAATCGCATGTGTTTTATGGTTGCGGGCGAAACAGTCCTGGAAGGGTCGCCCCGTCAAATTAAAGCTGCCCAACCCGGTCGCTTGATCGAAGTCGTTCCCGATCGCAACCAGGCGGCCTCCGACCTGCTGAAGCAAGCTTTGGAACCCTGGCGAGTTTCCATCTTTGCCGATCGCCTGCACGTAGTCGTTGACGATCCGCAGACCGATATCCCTAAGCTGCACGATTTGTTGGAACCTGTGGGGATTGCCATCCAGTCCCTGCGACCGATTCCATATTCCCTGGAAGATGCATTTATCGGTACGGTGCAGCGCGCCCAGACGCAACTTTGA